In Spartinivicinus poritis, a genomic segment contains:
- a CDS encoding serine protease, with translation MKKVLMAIIGLGIVVSTSSVASEHIRKKRSINGTVATVKHDWVVALLKDYDKLEASQNNKNISDYQFCGGVLLNNRWVVTAAHCVEKMDKKNISAVVGPLDLDREEKYGSLAIKSISKIIIHPNYYSTYSPLKDMAWLDNDIALLKLTSAATQKEGIQLIDKKLDSNSLVTATGWGVTQYKSEFKKFTYEGVEAYLINETTSKPSVRQNINYAIKETNICRESKFSEVGVNTSLWKIPKTISHFTDNLKNLAVIQLKINKKIKLTDKSEVSKLNELTELEVKISKSIQLFTKEVNDLIRHNILLKAAAENNTLNSLISSSNQVCVGSVSTPVSGVCFGDSGGPLVYNDNGVNKLVGLASFVKGCATPNSYDVFTSVYAYTNWINSTISN, from the coding sequence GTGAAAAAAGTTTTAATGGCCATTATAGGGCTGGGTATTGTTGTAAGCACAAGTAGTGTAGCTTCAGAGCATATACGAAAAAAAAGAAGTATAAATGGCACAGTAGCAACAGTGAAGCATGACTGGGTTGTTGCACTATTAAAAGACTATGATAAGTTAGAGGCAAGTCAAAACAATAAAAATATATCTGACTATCAATTTTGTGGTGGTGTATTATTAAATAACCGCTGGGTTGTTACAGCTGCACATTGTGTAGAGAAAATGGATAAAAAAAATATAAGTGCTGTTGTTGGACCTCTTGATCTTGATAGAGAAGAAAAATATGGTAGTTTAGCTATAAAATCAATAAGCAAAATTATTATTCACCCCAATTATTATTCTACTTACTCTCCACTAAAAGATATGGCATGGTTAGATAATGATATTGCTTTGCTGAAGCTAACATCGGCTGCAACACAAAAAGAGGGGATACAGCTGATTGATAAAAAACTGGATAGTAACTCATTAGTCACTGCTACTGGTTGGGGGGTAACTCAATATAAAAGTGAGTTTAAGAAGTTTACTTATGAAGGGGTTGAGGCGTACTTAATTAATGAAACAACAAGTAAGCCATCAGTAAGGCAGAATATAAATTATGCTATTAAAGAGACTAATATTTGTCGAGAGAGTAAATTTAGTGAGGTGGGTGTAAATACAAGCTTGTGGAAAATACCAAAAACTATTTCACACTTTACAGATAATTTAAAAAATTTAGCTGTAATCCAATTAAAAATTAATAAAAAAATAAAGCTAACTGATAAAAGTGAGGTAAGCAAACTAAATGAGCTTACAGAGTTAGAGGTGAAAATATCTAAAAGTATTCAACTATTCACAAAAGAAGTGAATGACTTGATAAGGCATAATATTTTACTTAAAGCTGCAGCTGAAAATAATACACTAAATAGTTTGATATCCAGCAGCAATCAAGTTTGTGTAGGCTCAGTATCTACACCTGTTTCAGGGGTTTGCTTTGGTGATAGTGGAGGTCCATTAGTTTATAATGATAATGGTGTAAATAAGCT